The genomic stretch TTATGAGGATTGATATATTTCAATCTGCCCTCTTGTTGTCATATTAATACAATTTAAAATCATATAATACAATTTTGACTATTTAAATTTCAGAATTCTCACATTACTCCTTTGCCACTTTTGACTTTCCACCTTTCCTTTCCATGCTTCATAATTCTTAGGTTAATTAATCAGATTTGGATACATAATTATCGGAACTTCTTCATCGACTTCTTCCTGCGCTAAGCTACGAGAATGGCTTAGTATTGTTTGAACCAGAAAGTAACCATTACCACTGAAAAAGATAGGCAGCCTTTAATACCACATCATACGCTATCCATGTCGATGAAGTCGTCTTATTTCAATATTTCACAAGTAATTTTGTAATATAAAACTCGAGCATATAGTTAAAGAAAATGTCAACCATAAACTAAACAAGATGTGAACCTCAGAGCAACTGATTTGGACCAACTTTTGCTTACTAGATTCGAATGAAGAGAATATACAAGTATTGAAAAAGATGAGGCGGCAACATGCTTCATAACCTAACATTACCAAACGAAAAAAATTAAAGCAAACACCATGTTTTATAGacagtattattatttttcaagaCACAACCCAGTTCAGCTTCTCTCCTATAACTTCAAGCTAGGATAACTCAgtttctcctcttcttcttttcttccttCTCAGATGCATTCTTCAACTGCAACAAATCATCCAAGTTTCACAATAAGCAAGATTAAATCAAACTAATATCATAAATAACACTTACCATAATGATAAGAACTCTCATAAACACAGCAACAAAATCAGTGAACAAGGTGAGAGAATGATTCACGTAGTCCAGGTCTCCCATGTGTGCTTTCTCAATTATCTCCTGGGTATCAACCACGATGTACCCCACAAACACCAACAGTCCAAAATACAACTGCAACACAAAAGGAGCGTAAAGGGAATCATGACTCACAATGGATCACAAGCATGAACTTCAGTAGTCGACTCCAAATACACAACACAATTCAATACCTCAAATTTGAATAGAGCCATGGAACCACCGAAAATTGAGGATGCAAAGTGCAACCAAAGTAGGATTGAGAGACCAGAAGAAAGCAGACCACCAAGGTACAAGTACTCTCTGCGCCTAGCAAGAATCGCAGCTCCGGAAAAACAACCAAAGGCCAGAGAACAACCAACGAAAGCACTAACCAAGATGCTgcaaatgaaaattttgattacATTATGGAAAACCATGTACCAACTCAAAGGAAAAGCAGCTCTGCCTTGTCAACATTAAGCAATTTAAAACTGTAAAAGTATACTTTCCCGAGTTTTTTAGAATTCATCTTTGTAATTTATTCGTAACCTTAATAACTATACCTATACtctatattgtttcaaaatCACTCCGCTTTTTCCTAAATTTTGGTGCAATACTTTAGAAAAattaacttatttattttaaattaagtcATGCTTCTATGGTACCAAAAGAACTTAATACACATACTCAGTGAGGGACTCGAATTTTACAAAAGGAACTTCATCTTAATTAAATGAATGCATTGGGACCCCTATTAAAAATTTGAAAGCATATGGAGCATATACGCATCATCCATTTGATTAAAACTATATGCAAAGACAAGTGAACTCACAACAAACCATTGTATTAGAAGAAAGGTTAGGGTGAAATGTCAAACATAAAATGTGGCATATCTGGAGCAGActgaggagaagaagaagacttGATCCAGTCAGACATGATGAAGTTGCAGGTGTCAACATTCACATTTCAATAGCCATAACAATCCATAATACAGTTACACAAACACAGTACAGTTCTGCAGTACTGATGCAGTAACGGAGCATGTTGTAAAGCATAAACATGGACAGAAGTAAGCAGTGACTGAAAATAGCATAAAATGTGTGGTATCCAATAACATAACAGGCATAACTATATCTCCAAACTAAAATGCACACTTAGAAAATACATACCTTGGGTCAAATTTAATAGCCAGTTCTACCAAAGGACCAATTGAGGCTCCTTCAAGGAGCGCTGCTGCCATGAGAAGTGAAACTTTCTTTTGCTGTCATCAACGAAAGCAAGGATCAGAACCAAAAACCTAAACGAAAAAATTTTGAGCAATAAACAACTGAATAAAGAACTCCATGAAAAAAAGAAGTGATTGTAAAAGGAAGACCTCATGGTGAAAAGGGGTAGATAGCAGCCAAAAGATGCAGCCCATGCATCCAAGAGAAGTGAGAATACCACCCACGTTCCAAAGAACGTGGAGATAAACTCCAACTGCTGATGCCAGCAATGCGCAACATAGAGAGAGATACACCTGAAATCAAGCAAATCCGTAAGCCAAAACCCCTTTCTCTTTTCAACATACAAATAAATATAGGTGTTCAACAAACTTTAAAGCTAGCTAAGGTAACATGTCAACAGATACTTATTTCCCAATGAGTAGTAATTTTCCCATCAGCACAAACTGCAAAAGAACTCGCATGATAAAGGAAACCTCGAAACACCATATTTTCTTGGCAACAAAAAACTACTAATCAGCGGAGGAAATGAAATTCTTGCATCTACTTCATCCACATATGAAATAGCACAACCGTAAACAGTCAAATAAGGTATAAGAATGCAATCAACAATGACGAAATTCGACGTTATCTTCAACCATTGAATCTATGAGAAAGGAGAAAAGGAATTAACTGCAACTAACCTAGGTCGATAAACAAAAGCGATTCTAAACAATCCTAATCACCGTCAAAATCATGAGCCTAATTTCCGGAAAAGGGATAAGGAATTTGAAATACACTCAATTAGGTCTTTGCCTAATCAAAGCATGTACATATACCGAAACACTATGATCATAAAAAGCTCACAGCATAACAGATTAAAAATGAACCAATTGTAAACAAAGAATCGGTTAGAAAAGCAATACCTGTTTAAGATGCGTTTGAACAAGGGGGGAAATCTGGCGGAAATTCTTGAGCGAGTTGTAATTCCATCGATGACGTGAGGAAAATTGGGAAtcgaagaaagaagaaaatgaatccATTGATTTAGCTTTATCTTTGTCCTGACAGAGTAGTGGCTTTCTGATTTGATGAGAGGAATTGTAAGTTTACGTGTATATATACATCGCGGGAAGGTAACCTCCTGGAAGATGCAGTTTCTTAGGTCGCAAgtctttttcttcatttcattttaattttggaagtctttctttatactagtattttttaaatcGAGAAGAAAAAATGATGGCACCAATTCTATTCTTTATATGAAGTTTTTAAATTTGTAGGGGGGCTAATGATGCTGAATTATCATAAATAAAAGTGAGaattagattttaaaaaattcaaggGAGAAATAAAAGTAATGTGATTAGTGTATTTAGTATTTCCCACAGAAAATTTATGAAACAGTTAATAATACTATGTGATTATTTTCCACAGAAAGTTTATGtaacatttaattaattatgaagaaGAGTTATTTCACTTGGCCCCATAGCCATTCCAAATTCACCCTAGAACTTTCTAGTTGTATTTAAACTTTCTAGTTGTATTTATTAAATGCTCACGCCTTCTAGATTGCGCTCGAACCAATTGTTATGCCACGCACAATTACCAATCAAAACAGCCACATCATTCAGTCAACGGTTACAGACGCATTCATAAATTTGGtcaaaataatgaataattctgAGTGTATATACAAATTCCAATGGAATAAACATTTAAGGAACTGCCTTTGTTACAAGGggcaaaaacaaagaaaaaagaaaaatactccTTTTAGGAATAAATGTCAAGTAATAACCTACTTTGTATTGTAACTAGATTATAATTTATCTGTTAAAAGTTGCATTAATACCTATTGATCCACCACAGCTTAGGCCTGTGCTTGCCTTCGCTGCCTCAGCTTTCTGATTGCCTGATGGCATGGAGCAAAGAAGTCATGTGCAAGAGCTTCATCTGCGGTGATCCTCTGTCGTGGATTCACCATTAAACACTTATCTACGAGATCAAATAGTGAACTTGGTATGGCATCAAAGAAATCCTGTCGTCGTACATTTTGTGCACACCAATCCTGAAGACTCGTCGGTGCTGTGTATTTTACATCGAGCAGGTCCTGTTACAGAAAGAGTCATATAAGTCTTGAGCAGGTCCTGTTACAGAGTGTTACAAGTCATTTGTATATTTGTACCGTTGGAAATAATGATTCATGGTTGTGCAGCTTTGCGACTTCCCAGAGAGCTTCACTGCCCCTTAACTTTGCTATCTCTTTTATGTTCCTGTTCATGCAACTGTTAGAATGATAGTCAAATGAATTAAGATTAGGTTGCTAGTGTCCCGTAGTTCTTACTGCTCGGCATCGCCAGTGAAAGGTGTTCTGCCAATCAACAGGTACAGTAAGGTCACTCCAGCAGACCAAATATCAGACTTAGGGCCTTGATGTAGAGATCTGAATAATACCTAGAAAGCATGATAGTCATTTAGCTTTCAGTGGTGTTATCTTGCTCTAAAGACAAACTTCTCTGATTTATGATCACTAAATGCACCTGCATATATTTTCTTGTTGCAAAATCAAGAAATACTCTGGACCTCATGTGATTGAAGAGAAATCATTGGCTTATTAGCCACCATGATATTTTAAAGTCGCTTCTTAATATGTGAATTCACAGATTTGGCCATGTAGTGATgcaataaaatcataaaacaaCCATGTTTTAAAAGCACCTTATATCTTCATATGATAAGAGTTCAAAGGGAAATATGTGCAAAGATAAAAGATCTGCGGCTTTAGTTAGTTCCTGTTGAAGGTTTATTCACGTATTCTAGAGCTTAACAGCATAACAATTCAGCTGAACTAACCCAATTCAACTCTCCGGCAAGAAAGAGTAACATCAGTTCATATGAGACTGTGCTTTAAACTTAAATGAGCTACTACCATACTAATTGATTTAAATTCTTGTAAAAAGATAGCTCCTGAATTAAAGGAAATGAAAGAAATGGATCTGATTCTGGGTTGATTAAGAAGTTGGCAACAGCAGTGGGCATAAGAGAGAGGATAGAGAAAACTGAAGAAATATGAGATTGTAACTGTTGGCTGTAAGCCTGTTATTAAAGGAATGCATGACCCAGTGAAGGCTTTGTCTGAACTTCAAAATATAAGAATGAAAACTTACTAATACAGCATAAGCTTTAAATTACAGTATTTTAAGTTTAAACACCTCAAACTGAACTTAAATCAGCTAAAGAACTTCTTAACTCAGACCTGCTTTTACTTTCCACTTAACTATTTCTTACTAGCATCCAACTCTCTAAACACTGGTCTTAGCTTATTAAAGAAGTAGGGGTAGCTTAAACTAACCCTAAGAATTGTAAGAAGTGAGTCCACATTCAGCTCTTAAAACATGAAGAATTAAAGGCTAAAGAGGAAAGGAAGATGCAGTTAAAAACTAGCCGTTAGAGTTAGTTTAGTTTGTTAGGAAATGAGCTGTCATTGCTCTAGTCTTGATTCTTGGCTCCAATTCTGTTAGGAGCGGTTACCAGATTCTATGAGCTGCATATATAGCTCATTTGCTTGTATCTAGAGTTAGTAATCAATCAATAAAGAGAATTCCTTTTCTCCAAGAAACTACTCTCTCTTCATCAAGATTAGTGTGTGTTCTCTGTGTGTGCTTGGTGTGTGTTCTGTGTGAGTTACAGAGAGAATACCAAAGAGTGTGTGAGCCTTGAGTGCTGAGTTAACAGTTTGGTGTGTTTTAAAAGATAGAACCTTTAAACATTTCCCCAGACAAAGACAGTGGATGCATAAGCAAAATAAAGAGACAGGGAAGTGTTTTGAAGTAACAAAAGTAAGTTTCATTTTACCACCCAATTGGGAAAGTAAAGAGtgaaataataaagaaaaaagttcaAGCAACTTACTTCTGGAGCCTTAAAGCCTTTAGTTCCAGCACAAGGACCCTCTCTGGTCGGCTTCCCATCTCCTATAAATAATAGTATTGAATAACTATCAATTGAGGCCATCAGTTCAAAAGCTCTGATATTTCAACTAATGAAGCCAACCAACAATACATGTATTAGTAAATAAAGGGGCAGAGAACCTTTGGTTTTAAGTAATCCAGCCCCACAAATGGCATTTCCATTAGCATGCAGTGGCATTGGAGTGACATACAAAAGTTTTCTACCTACGTCCCCGGCAGGTGCAGCAACTCTTTTTCTCTTTGATTTGGGAGCATCGACAGATCCATGATTTCCACCCTGCACGGCTTCCCGAGCAAGGCTTAACAGCTGCTTCCTATTAGTAAAATGGCATGGTAATGGTTCTCTCAACCTTTCTGCAGACACAGTTCTAGTGCTTGTTGCATCCTTGGCAGAAGTTATCCCAGAACCATCAGCACCCTGACTTTTAATGAGATTCCTGCTGCTAGCTTCAGTGATAACCTTTGCTTTGTCAACCTTCCTTTTCAGCTTCCCGGGAGGTAAAAGGGATCTACAGACTTTTCCAACATTTTTGCTTACTGTGTTTATGCATGTCGTATCTATCACAGGCGACAAAGAATTTGTCAGCCCAAAACTGGCAGGATCATCcaaattttgaccaaatttgGAATTATCTGAACAAGATAGGAAAAATGCAGTTTAGTCTTATATGAGGTATGGAAATTCAAATGTCTGTAGATTAAAAACTAGATTAATGAATTTGAACCTTCAGcaaattactgaaaaaatattATCTTTCATCAGGTCCTCTACACTTGACATGTtaataaaagtataaaccaaGTTGATTGCATAAGAATAAAACTCACCGACTGTCCCATACTTTTTGCGCATATCCTGTTGatcatataataaaaaattattaaaggTGATAAATCAGGTTAAGTGCTTCAAATTGGTTGAACACATGACACAGAAGTTGGATAGAGAGAGAAGAGGACAATAAAACTTCAGGAGCAGTGACTCACCAATGCAAGATTGAAATCAATCAGGTAACCCTTGTTGTCCTTGCAGGAGTAAAGAAAATTTCCAGGTTTAACATCTCTGTGAACAATTCCCTGTAAGCACAAGAACGGccaaaatttattttcatttttgtccttCCAAGAAGAATCCAATTGCACATAATGATACATGCATCTTCACATATTCGCTGACCTGCCTATGTAGACCAGCAAGGGCTTTGAACAGACAATAACCATACCACTGTAGGTCGGCAAcattcatttctctttttaagaTCTGCAGATTGAGATAATGTTACAAGAGAACAAGGTCTATTACAGAAGAAGGATTAAAGTGGTGACGAATACCTCAGGTCTATCATGCCGAACATGTTGTAAAACAAGACAATCAGCACTCGTACTCTTAAATGAACCTTCATACTTTATCACAAAGTTTTTCCCCCTGTCATTAAGTATAATACACAAATCACTGCCACtgccaaaaataaatttcaGAAGACCCTGGATATGCTAAGAATTAAATATATTACAAATAATGTGTACCCCAATCTCTCTAGCATTTTTATCTCGTTATTCACATAATGTTTATTGGCGTTGACATGAGGGCCTGGAAAACCATAGTAAACAAAAGTTAGTAGCCAAACATGTATCCAGCTGTGAAAGTTGAAATATTCATTGTTCAAGACCACTCATTAAAAGCAAAGCTGCTTTAATACATATTTTAACACCACAAGAGCAATACACTAATAATAACTTCTTACCCTCTTAGTATTTTTCTACTTCATCTTACTATACTAGAGTAGAGGCGCATAAAAGATTATGCCTTACAAATGGGGCTCATATTAATCACTGAATTCATATCAACAAGAAAGGCAAAGCTTTGCTGGGAAAGAATCACTAACAAGTGTTTAAGCTTTTGCACTATCTAGCAGTCAAGCAAAATTTTACCATTATCTAGAATATTTAGTTTTGCATGACTACACTTGAAAAAATTCTTTAATAGCCAAATAAGAGCAGTAAGTAGGCTCAGCAACATTAGAAACTACACAAAATAAGACGCAAGATGTACGATTTTAACAGAAAAAGTAAATGactagatatagaaaataatagaGAAGGCTACAACGAGATGGTAAGTTCCTACATTTGATGGCAACTATTACTCCATCGGCTTTCCTTCTTGCCCGGTAAACTGTACCATAACCTCCTGcgaaaaataagagaaagatttCAATCTATAACACATGAAAAatgtgggtgggtgggtgggtaATAGTCAAATGATACCTGAACCCTCCTCTTGTTCCACAATAAATGACTCAAATTCCGGATAAGATACTTGCTCAGAATCCTGCAAAGCATGCATATATCTTAATTCTTCTGAAGCATACATATATGGGAGCAAATATACATCCACACTGGTCAGACCATAAGGCTTACATTGGATATGGAGGAAGGCTTTTCCCTATTCTCAACTGATGCATCCCTCTTTTCTTTAGCATTTAGAATCTGGTCAGAGTCTATCTTTTTCGTTTGCTGTGTAGAAACTGTGTTTTTATCTCTTTTACATTGCTCTTGGCCTTTATCAGTAAGGCGCTTGTGATTCTCTGTGGTTGGGCAGATAGTTTTTCTCCTATTAGGATTGAGAGCAGAGGAATGCTTGTTGGAACGATTCGGAGTGTCTCTCTGGCTTTGTAGATGACCTGCCGTTCCTGGTCTGCTGGAAATGTGATCCTTATTATTGGATTTAGGCACTGCCTTTTCAGGGTTATGGGTTTTATCTAATGGCTGATGCTCCATATGTCCTATGCAACTACCAGAATCATGTACAaatactttcttttttttctcagCACCACTTTCAGTCAACGAATCACAACCTTGATTAACAGCATCGGCTCTTCTTTGTGTTACTGTCATCTGCTCATCTATTTCTAACTTAGATGATGCAGGATCTACTATACCAATTCCACTCCCTTCTTCAAAATTACTACTCAATGGATGTGATAGCTTGTCAGGGGAAGGAATGGAATTTGATAATTCTTGTGCCATTATTTGGTGTCTATGTGGAACACTACCTAGATCTAGAAAATAAGGCTTAGAACTCGTTCTATGTAAACAGCTAAGCCTCAGCATGTTCGGAATTTCAGCTGCTTTAAATTCAAAGTCTCTATGTGCTACAGGTATAAACATGTCTCTTTTAAGTTTCCAGCAGTCAGAAGCTGAGAGTGATGGGAGGCTTGATAATGTCTCAGTACCCTGAGAAGTGATGCAGTAAAATGTCATTGAATATCAATGAAAGGTTCCAGCGGGCAAATACCAATGATAGATCAAGCCAATTATGAGATGCAAGCTGTATGTGCTGAATTTCAAGTGAAGCACATAGAATTTGAGAGGACGATGAAAAAGAAGCTTCAAATGGAACTTTTAAGTAATGGGCAACCCATAAAAGGGCAATCCATAAAACAGCCTTGagcaataaattatttacaaACCCCAAAGTTCCctcaaaaaacaaataattccaTTGCTATCCTCAAATATGATTGACTACTGAAAGTAtgaatcatttgattcattcTATCTATAACCTATTACCACGTTGCACATGTAACCTTTACCCAACTTAAGCATTACCAAAAGTGCCGGACCAAATAAACAAATTCCAATTAATTCAGAATTATCGGGTCGAACTTACTTGAGTGATGACATCCTGAAATTTATGGGTAATTGTAATTGCCATCTGGTTTGAGCTCTTTTTATCTGTCATATATAGTAGATCACACGCCCTTTTAGATGAAGAcaaattgaaaaacaaaataaaaacaatgcaGCTCATTTCAACCACAAAGAACGCTGAAAGAGAGAGATAATGTGTACCATCTAAATCCAGGTAAAACCTCTTCTTTTTCATGGTCACAAATTCCTCATTCTCCCCTACGATCCTCTTCCTTTTTCTACAATACGTCCTCATTAGGGCATTTGACTTAACATTTGCCAACAAACGCGGAACAACTTGTGGCAAATCCAAGTACCTCGAAATCAAATCTGAATTGGACAAGAAATCGACGAGAGCGGCAACTCCGATTTGCGAGAAAGTGACTAGGTCATCATCCGCTAGAGTGATAGGAGAGTTAGGAATTGAGCAGAGGAAGCGTATGGAATCTGGAGTAGAACGGAAAGCCAGCTCTGATGGGTGGGCGGGGCGGCCCCGGGCGAGCAAAAGGCCGAGAGACTGCCACGCGGCGGCGTCAGTGCTGAGCGGGTGAGCCTCCATCAGTTGTCAAATCGGGGAAGGTTCAGAATCAGacaataaaatacacacacatacacatgaAATGAAAGGTAGAGAGCAAAAATGGTTTCGAGGGAATCGGCACAAGGGTTTGGGATGAGTGGGCGGGAAATTGAGCGTTTTGGATCAACTTATACAGAAATTAAAATGAGGCTTTCCCGCCATCCTTTTCAATGAACTCTCTCTAAAGAATAAGTTTTCGTAATTATCTACAAAAGCAATGAATTATACAATATCCTACGATGATTATTGGCGTTTGAGTGTGTCTTCATCAAATATTCCCTTTATAAATGGTCTAGCATATCACCTTGGAGAGCGCCATTATTGTTTGTGAAAAAAAGATATAGAACATTTAGATTGTGCATCAATTACCGTTAATTGAACAAAatgattataaaaaataaatacaaattgcCGAAAATTGATGGTTCATTTCATCAATTGAAGGGAGCAAGCCTACTTTCGAAGGTTGTTACTCGATCAGGTTGTTACCATCTATTAATTGAAGGTGAAGGATGTTGATGTTCTTAAAACAACTTTTAGGACTCTAATGACCATTTATGAATTCAAAATAGTGCCTGAATGACCCAACTACTTTTATGAATTTGATGAATCAAGTTTTTCAACCTTACATTTATCATTGCAATAATGTTTATTGATGATGTACTTGTCTATTCTAAAATCAATTGTCATGAACAATATCGAGGACCGTCGAGCAAGTTTTTTAAGAGATAAGCAGATGTACCCAAAGTTATGCAAATGTGACACAAGAGTGTAACAAAGTGAATTGTTACCACAAAACACACTATCTGCGAGAAATGCAAAGTTTGTCCTTGACATATGCCACACAGATTGTGTAATTAGTTTTAATCCGCCACATTATCcgtgtaaaaaaaataatactcctatcaCAAATTTATGGGATTAAATTACTGGTATTTTCAAATTCCAATCTCATTTAACTTTCTATAATCTACATAGAGGCTTTCAAGCgcataattaaaaattcataCTCCATTTTGGAGAGAGTAAGAAAATTATAGAATTCCGACAACAAAAGCAAGATTGATCGTATTGGCTGTCAAACATTTTTCACCGAGAAATTTCTTCGATTACTCCTAGTTTGTAATTGTAATACTAGATTTTTATAAAACTTTTCTAGATATTGAATTGTTGATCTATTTTACTAccaataaaatatggagtatatatggTACGACAAAAACTAAGTGATATTCcaatctaagagcatccacaatggggcggatgtcccggcgaaCATCCCgtcggacatcccaaaaacacctcttgccacgtcataaggacatctcactgcactgcAACggcataaggacatcccactgcacaatagcggacatcccggcggacatccacaataataaaaattcacaaattcatcaaattaaacaatttacagaattaaaatttcgacacgaatacggacagAGAAAGtgcaaataataatttcattaaataaaaacataaaaaagtacaattcaacaa from Salvia splendens isolate huo1 chromosome 15, SspV2, whole genome shotgun sequence encodes the following:
- the LOC121769315 gene encoding bax inhibitor 1-like translates to MDSFSSFFDSQFSSRHRWNYNSLKNFRQISPLVQTHLKQVYLSLCCALLASAVGVYLHVLWNVGGILTSLGCMGCIFWLLSTPFHHEQKKVSLLMAAALLEGASIGPLVELAIKFDPSILVSAFVGCSLAFGCFSGAAILARRREYLYLGGLLSSGLSILLWLHFASSIFGGSMALFKFELYFGLLVFVGYIVVDTQEIIEKAHMGDLDYVNHSLTLFTDFVAVFMRVLIIMLKNASEKEEKKKRRN
- the LOC121768203 gene encoding uncharacterized protein LOC121768203 isoform X2, translated to MEAHPLSTDAAAWQSLGLLLARGRPAHPSELAFRSTPDSIRFLCSIPNSPITLADDDLVTFSQIGVAALVDFLSNSDLISRYLDLPQVVPRLLANVKSNALMRTYCRKRKRIVGENEEFVTMKKKRFYLDLDDKKSSNQMAITITHKFQDVITQGTETLSSLPSLSASDCWKLKRDMFIPVAHRDFEFKAAEIPNMLRLSCLHRTSSKPYFLDLGSVPHRHQIMAQELSNSIPSPDKLSHPLSSNFEEGSGIGIVDPASSKLEIDEQMTVTQRRADAVNQGCDSLTESGAEKKKKVFVHDSGSCIGHMEHQPLDKTHNPEKAVPKSNNKDHISSRPGTAGHLQSQRDTPNRSNKHSSALNPNRRKTICPTTENHKRLTDKGQEQCKRDKNTVSTQQTKKIDSDQILNAKEKRDASVENREKPSSISNDSEQVSYPEFESFIVEQEEGSGGYGTVYRARRKADGVIVAIKCPHVNANKHYVNNEIKMLERLGGKNFVIKYEGSFKSTSADCLVLQHVRHDRPEILKREMNVADLQWYGYCLFKALAGLHRQGIVHRDVKPGNFLYSCKDNKGYLIDFNLALDMRKKYGTVDTTCINTVSKNVGKVCRSLLPPGKLKRKVDKAKVITEASSRNLIKSQGADGSGITSAKDATSTRTVSAERLREPLPCHFTNRKQLLSLAREAVQGGNHGSVDAPKSKRKRVAAPAGDVGRKLLYVTPMPLHANGNAICGAGLLKTKGDGKPTREGPCAGTKGFKAPEVLFRSLHQGPKSDIWSAGVTLLYLLIGRTPFTGDAEQNIKEIAKLRGSEALWEVAKLHNHESLFPTDLLDVKYTAPTSLQDWCAQNVRRQDFFDAIPSSLFDLVDKCLMVNPRQRITADEALAHDFFAPCHQAIRKLRQRRQAQA
- the LOC121768203 gene encoding uncharacterized protein LOC121768203 isoform X1, whose translation is MEAHPLSTDAAAWQSLGLLLARGRPAHPSELAFRSTPDSIRFLCSIPNSPITLADDDLVTFSQIGVAALVDFLSNSDLISRYLDLPQVVPRLLANVKSNALMRTYCRKRKRIVGENEEFVTMKKKRFYLDLDDKKSSNQMAITITHKFQDVITQGTETLSSLPSLSASDCWKLKRDMFIPVAHRDFEFKAAEIPNMLRLSCLHRTSSKPYFLDLGSVPHRHQIMAQELSNSIPSPDKLSHPLSSNFEEGSGIGIVDPASSKLEIDEQMTVTQRRADAVNQGCDSLTESGAEKKKKVFVHDSGSCIGHMEHQPLDKTHNPEKAVPKSNNKDHISSRPGTAGHLQSQRDTPNRSNKHSSALNPNRRKTICPTTENHKRLTDKGQEQCKRDKNTVSTQQTKKIDSDQILNAKEKRDASVENREKPSSISNDSEQVSYPEFESFIVEQEEGSGGYGTVYRARRKADGVIVAIKCPHVNANKHYVNNEIKMLERLGGKNFVIKYEGSFKSTSADCLVLQHVRHDRPEILKREMNVADLQWYGYCLFKALAGLHRQGIVHRDVKPGNFLYSCKDNKGYLIDFNLALDMRKKYGTVDNSKFGQNLDDPASFGLTNSLSPVIDTTCINTVSKNVGKVCRSLLPPGKLKRKVDKAKVITEASSRNLIKSQGADGSGITSAKDATSTRTVSAERLREPLPCHFTNRKQLLSLAREAVQGGNHGSVDAPKSKRKRVAAPAGDVGRKLLYVTPMPLHANGNAICGAGLLKTKGDGKPTREGPCAGTKGFKAPEVLFRSLHQGPKSDIWSAGVTLLYLLIGRTPFTGDAEQNIKEIAKLRGSEALWEVAKLHNHESLFPTDLLDVKYTAPTSLQDWCAQNVRRQDFFDAIPSSLFDLVDKCLMVNPRQRITADEALAHDFFAPCHQAIRKLRQRRQAQA
- the LOC121768203 gene encoding probable serine/threonine-protein kinase pkgA isoform X3, giving the protein MEAHPLSTDAAAWQSLGLLLARGRPAHPSELAFRSTPDSIRFLCSIPNSPITLADDDLVTFSQIGVAALVDFLSNSDLISRKRKRIVGENEEFVTMKKKRFYLDLDDKKSSNQMAITITHKFQDVITQGTETLSSLPSLSASDCWKLKRDMFIPVAHRDFEFKAAEIPNMLRLSCLHRTSSKPYFLDLGSVPHRHQIMAQELSNSIPSPDKLSHPLSSNFEEGSGIGIVDPASSKLEIDEQMTVTQRRADAVNQGCDSLTESGAEKKKKVFVHDSGSCIGHMEHQPLDKTHNPEKAVPKSNNKDHISSRPGTAGHLQSQRDTPNRSNKHSSALNPNRRKTICPTTENHKRLTDKGQEQCKRDKNTVSTQQTKKIDSDQILNAKEKRDASVENREKPSSISNDSEQVSYPEFESFIVEQEEGSGGYGTVYRARRKADGVIVAIKCPHVNANKHYVNNEIKMLERLGGKNFVIKYEGSFKSTSADCLVLQHVRHDRPEILKREMNVADLQWYGYCLFKALAGLHRQGIVHRDVKPGNFLYSCKDNKGYLIDFNLALDMRKKYGTVDNSKFGQNLDDPASFGLTNSLSPVIDTTCINTVSKNVGKVCRSLLPPGKLKRKVDKAKVITEASSRNLIKSQGADGSGITSAKDATSTRTVSAERLREPLPCHFTNRKQLLSLAREAVQGGNHGSVDAPKSKRKRVAAPAGDVGRKLLYVTPMPLHANGNAICGAGLLKTKGDGKPTREGPCAGTKGFKAPEVLFRSLHQGPKSDIWSAGVTLLYLLIGRTPFTGDAEQNIKEIAKLRGSEALWEVAKLHNHESLFPTDLLDVKYTAPTSLQDWCAQNVRRQDFFDAIPSSLFDLVDKCLMVNPRQRITADEALAHDFFAPCHQAIRKLRQRRQAQA